The Desmonostoc muscorum LEGE 12446 genome includes a region encoding these proteins:
- a CDS encoding glycosyltransferase family 2 protein, with product MKFSVVITTYNRLDLLKRAIDSACNQTMECEVVVADDCSDDDTQTYVQSLGDKVVYYRNEVNLGHAATVNAGVAKATGDWIKFLDDDDYLAANCIEEITKAIALRPDAVICSCVAAQVDANEVELSRTPQVGPGLAFYIPQADIHYGMLLELVPFGTPAQVACQRDAFLKTGGWDSTLDANCDDIDSWIRIAQYGDAIFLNQCLAYRTIWPGAYNQKFSLSRRLATNILMKEKIYALVNEQHRLKIPRFQDIKNYLKLHWILVALKQKNIKSFVSMFEPSAISPQSWKFLVTAVLSRRTQGNNSEVRKFVLIES from the coding sequence ATGAAATTTAGCGTCGTCATTACTACTTATAATCGCTTGGATTTGCTCAAAAGAGCCATTGATTCGGCTTGTAACCAAACAATGGAGTGTGAGGTGGTTGTTGCTGATGACTGTTCTGATGATGACACCCAAACCTATGTCCAAAGTTTAGGCGATAAGGTTGTTTATTATCGTAACGAAGTTAACCTTGGTCATGCAGCGACGGTAAATGCTGGAGTTGCTAAAGCTACTGGTGACTGGATTAAGTTTCTCGATGATGATGATTATCTAGCTGCCAATTGTATAGAAGAAATAACTAAGGCGATCGCACTTCGTCCCGATGCTGTAATCTGCTCTTGTGTGGCGGCTCAAGTAGATGCCAATGAAGTTGAACTTTCTCGCACTCCCCAAGTTGGCCCCGGTTTAGCTTTTTATATCCCACAAGCTGATATTCACTACGGTATGCTTTTGGAACTTGTACCATTTGGCACACCTGCACAAGTAGCTTGTCAACGTGATGCTTTTCTCAAAACTGGTGGTTGGGATTCTACACTCGATGCTAACTGTGATGATATCGATTCCTGGATTCGGATCGCTCAGTATGGCGATGCTATTTTCTTAAATCAGTGTCTTGCTTACCGGACTATCTGGCCTGGTGCGTATAATCAAAAGTTTTCTTTATCTCGACGATTGGCGACAAATATCTTAATGAAAGAAAAAATTTACGCTTTAGTAAATGAACAACATCGCCTCAAGATTCCCCGTTTTCAGGATATCAAAAACTACCTAAAACTACATTGGATTTTGGTAGCACTGAAGCAAAAAAATATCAAAAGTTTTGTTTCAATGTTTGAACCGTCTGCAATTTCACCTCAGTCTTGGAAGTTTTTGGTAACTGCGGTTTTATCACGCCGCACTCAGGGAAACAATTCTGAAGTTCGTAAATTTGTGTTGATTGAATCGTGA
- the nusG gene encoding transcription termination/antitermination protein NusG translates to MSFATDEPRNSMLQSEETAEAAEAASKEARWYAVQVASGCEKRVKTNLEQRIQTFDVADKIIQVEIPHTPAVKIRKDGSRQHTEEKVFPGYVLVRMMMDDDTWQVVRNTSHVINFVGSEQKRGSSKGRGHVNPIPLSASEVERIFKQTSEQEPVVKIDMASGDKIMVLSGPFKDFEGEVIEVSPERSKLKALLSIFGRDTPVELEFNQVEKQS, encoded by the coding sequence ATGAGTTTTGCAACAGATGAACCACGCAACTCAATGTTGCAGTCAGAGGAAACAGCAGAAGCAGCAGAAGCAGCGTCAAAAGAAGCACGCTGGTATGCTGTGCAGGTTGCCTCAGGCTGTGAAAAGCGTGTAAAGACTAACTTAGAGCAGCGTATTCAAACTTTTGATGTCGCTGACAAAATTATCCAGGTGGAAATTCCCCACACACCAGCGGTGAAAATCCGCAAAGATGGTAGCCGCCAGCATACAGAAGAGAAAGTTTTTCCTGGCTATGTGCTGGTGCGGATGATGATGGATGATGATACCTGGCAGGTGGTACGAAACACGTCTCATGTCATTAATTTTGTTGGTTCAGAACAAAAACGTGGCAGCAGTAAGGGTCGCGGTCATGTCAACCCCATACCACTGAGTGCTTCAGAAGTAGAGCGCATCTTCAAGCAGACCAGTGAACAAGAGCCGGTCGTTAAAATTGATATGGCTAGTGGTGATAAGATCATGGTGCTTTCTGGTCCATTTAAAGACTTTGAAGGCGAGGTGATTGAAGTCTCTCCAGAGCGGAGTAAGCTTAAAGCCTTGCTCTCGATTTTTGGTAGGGATACACCAGTAGAATTGGAATTTAATCAGGTAGAAAAACAGAGCTAA
- the rplJ gene encoding 50S ribosomal protein L10: protein MGRTLENKKEIVADLKETLSESTLALVIEYQGLTVAEITDLRRRLRPSGAVCKVTKNTLMGIAIQDQEKWQPLSELLKGSSAFLLVKEDFSSAIKAYQDFQKATKKTELRGGVMEGRLLKETDVKALGDLPSKEQLMGQIAGAINSLATKIAVGINEVPGSLARALQAVADAEKGDSTESTAE, encoded by the coding sequence ATGGGTAGAACGCTAGAAAATAAAAAAGAAATCGTAGCTGACCTCAAAGAAACTTTGAGTGAGTCAACTCTGGCACTGGTAATAGAATATCAGGGGCTAACGGTTGCTGAAATTACCGATTTACGGCGGCGGCTGCGTCCCAGTGGCGCTGTTTGTAAGGTAACTAAAAACACCTTGATGGGCATTGCCATTCAAGACCAGGAAAAATGGCAGCCATTATCAGAACTGCTCAAAGGTTCTTCAGCTTTTTTGCTAGTCAAAGAAGATTTTTCATCTGCGATTAAGGCTTACCAAGACTTCCAGAAAGCCACCAAGAAGACAGAACTTCGCGGCGGTGTTATGGAAGGTCGCCTACTCAAAGAAACGGATGTCAAGGCTCTAGGAGACTTGCCATCTAAGGAACAACTCATGGGTCAAATTGCTGGGGCAATCAATTCCTTGGCTACCAAGATTGCTGTGGGTATCAACGAAGTTCCCGGTTCACTGGCTCGTGCTTTGCAGGCTGTGGCCGACGCAGAAAAAGGTGATAGCACCGAAAGTACTGCCGAATAA
- the rplK gene encoding 50S ribosomal protein L11: MAKKVVAVIKLALNAGKANPAPPVGPALGQHGVNIMMFCKEYNAKTADQAGMVIPVEISVFEDRSFTFVLKTPPASVLIRKAAKIERGSNEPNKKKVGKITRAQLQEIAQTKLPDLNANDIEAAMKIVEGTAKNMGVTVTD, translated from the coding sequence ATGGCGAAGAAAGTAGTGGCGGTCATTAAACTGGCCTTGAATGCTGGAAAAGCCAACCCAGCACCGCCAGTAGGCCCCGCCTTGGGTCAACACGGCGTCAACATCATGATGTTCTGCAAAGAGTACAACGCCAAAACAGCAGACCAAGCTGGAATGGTGATACCTGTAGAAATTTCGGTTTTTGAAGACCGGAGTTTTACATTTGTACTCAAGACGCCACCAGCGTCAGTACTGATTCGCAAGGCAGCGAAAATCGAAAGAGGCTCCAATGAACCCAACAAAAAGAAAGTTGGTAAAATCACGAGAGCGCAATTGCAAGAAATAGCCCAAACCAAACTTCCTGACCTCAACGCCAACGACATAGAAGCGGCGATGAAAATTGTGGAAGGAACCGCTAAAAATATGGGTGTAACAGTCACGGATTAA
- the rplS gene encoding 50S ribosomal protein L19, translating to MSAQEIIRSIEAEQLKSNLPDIYVGDTVKVGVKIKEGEKYRVQPYEGVVIAKRNGGINETITVRKVFQGVGVERVFLLHSPRIDSIKVMRRGKVRRAKLYYLRDRVGKATRIKQRFDRPL from the coding sequence ATGAGCGCTCAAGAGATTATCCGCTCGATTGAAGCGGAACAACTAAAATCAAACCTGCCCGACATTTATGTGGGCGACACGGTAAAAGTAGGAGTGAAAATCAAAGAAGGCGAGAAATACCGCGTACAACCCTACGAAGGAGTAGTAATTGCCAAGCGCAATGGTGGCATCAACGAAACTATTACAGTCCGCAAAGTTTTTCAAGGCGTGGGCGTTGAGAGAGTATTTCTGTTGCATTCTCCCCGGATTGACAGCATCAAAGTCATGCGTCGCGGTAAAGTACGCCGTGCTAAGTTGTATTATCTCCGCGATCGCGTCGGCAAAGCAACCCGGATCAAACAACGCTTTGACCGTCCTTTGTAG
- a CDS encoding aspartyl protease, producing MIEGRFGKNGQIYFEIDLIGKDGISFPVETMLDTGFTEFLAMNKQDVQSLDWDFLNQDKLRTAQGETEFDVSSGRVIIDAQEWEIPVFAGDEIQEILLGSRWLKLFILVANYSQNIVSLELI from the coding sequence ATGATTGAGGGAAGATTTGGAAAAAATGGACAAATTTATTTTGAAATTGATTTAATTGGTAAGGATGGTATTAGTTTTCCTGTAGAAACAATGTTAGATACAGGATTTACTGAATTTTTAGCCATGAACAAACAAGATGTACAAAGTCTTGATTGGGATTTTTTAAATCAAGATAAATTAAGAACTGCTCAAGGAGAAACTGAATTTGATGTTTCTAGTGGCAGGGTAATAATAGATGCTCAAGAGTGGGAAATTCCCGTATTTGCTGGAGATGAAATCCAGGAAATTTTACTAGGTTCTCGATGGCTGAAATTATTTATATTAGTCGCTAATTATAGTCAAAATATAGTAAGTTTAGAGTTAATTTAA
- the rplA gene encoding 50S ribosomal protein L1, whose translation MTKKVSRRLQALQDKVEDRDYEPLEALALLKDTATAKFAEAAEAHIRLGIDPKYTDQQLRTTVALPKGTGQIVRVAVIARGEKVTEATNAGADIAGSEELIDDIQKGMMDFDKLIATPDVMPQVAKLGKLLGPRGLMPSPKGGTVTFDIASAIAEFKAGKLEFRADRTGIVHVMFGKATFSPEDLLVNLKALQETIDRNRPSGAKGRYWRTFYVAATMGPSIKVDISALRDLKLSEAA comes from the coding sequence ATGACAAAAAAAGTATCGCGTCGCCTACAGGCGCTACAAGACAAAGTAGAAGACAGGGACTATGAACCTTTAGAGGCTTTAGCCCTTTTAAAAGACACAGCAACAGCTAAATTTGCCGAAGCTGCCGAAGCACACATCCGGCTGGGAATTGACCCCAAGTATACAGACCAACAGTTGCGGACAACGGTAGCACTGCCCAAAGGTACAGGACAAATCGTCCGAGTGGCGGTGATTGCTAGAGGTGAAAAAGTCACAGAAGCAACAAATGCTGGTGCTGATATCGCCGGTTCAGAAGAACTAATTGACGATATTCAAAAAGGCATGATGGACTTTGACAAGCTGATTGCCACACCTGATGTGATGCCACAGGTAGCAAAATTGGGTAAATTGCTTGGTCCTCGTGGTTTGATGCCATCGCCCAAGGGTGGAACGGTGACATTTGACATCGCAAGTGCGATCGCTGAATTCAAAGCTGGTAAATTAGAATTCCGAGCTGATCGAACTGGCATTGTGCATGTTATGTTTGGTAAGGCAACCTTCTCGCCTGAAGATTTGTTAGTCAACCTGAAGGCGTTGCAAGAAACAATCGACCGTAACCGTCCTTCAGGAGCTAAAGGTCGTTATTGGCGCACATTTTATGTAGCAGCTACAATGGGGCCATCTATTAAAGTTGATATCAGCGCTCTACGAGATTTGAAACTAAGCGAAGCAGCATAA
- a CDS encoding HEAT repeat domain-containing protein: MGTIGSQILPTSDRGSMYSTAEKHTFRELFAESPMQVFDDRTISLSTLEENSEFFTDLCHKCPGNILRDEPLPIHWQIWMAQQPAKWLREYIAHNPYLPKESIAILASDEDHMVRDSIAGNRNTPQEILSILATDENRNVRLNVARHTNAPSDALVSLATDEDWCIRNNVAENLNTPIDVLIQLAKDEDWRIRDDVAENPNTPVETLIQLIEDINNSVRMNVAANPSLPSDLLVNLADSNDNRLRDGVAGNPNTPSDVLVKLSNDSDRGVLYRVAKNQNTPDSVLKSLAQSEYIDVRVQVAQNTSTPSDALVQLAQDNNDEVVLRCVVEHPNIPQDALTIALTKLAKHQSVEARFDAAKNVATPRDLLAELLYDINLDVSFYASVNPNTPEHDGLMHKLIELAEGSSQQRAWVATYPSLSPQILSRLAADIDSNVRLEVAINPNTPIDTLVKLADDKNSKVRFHTAINPNTPSSLSQQLLSNLANDKDSMIRLHVAKFLETPVDVLVQLAQDEHSEVCRAANNNPNRYS, translated from the coding sequence ATGGGAACCATTGGTTCCCAAATCTTACCAACGAGCGATCGGGGAAGTATGTATTCTACTGCCGAAAAACATACGTTTAGAGAACTCTTTGCGGAATCTCCAATGCAAGTTTTTGATGACCGAACTATCAGTCTTTCTACCTTAGAAGAGAACAGTGAATTTTTCACGGATCTTTGTCATAAGTGTCCGGGCAACATTTTAAGAGATGAGCCTTTACCTATTCACTGGCAAATATGGATGGCTCAACAGCCAGCCAAGTGGCTTCGTGAATATATTGCCCATAATCCATATTTACCCAAAGAAAGTATTGCAATACTTGCCAGTGATGAAGACCACATGGTACGCGATAGCATTGCTGGCAATAGGAACACCCCACAGGAGATATTAAGCATATTAGCCACCGATGAAAACCGCAATGTTCGCTTGAACGTTGCTCGCCACACTAATGCACCTAGCGATGCACTGGTCAGTTTAGCTACTGATGAAGATTGGTGTATTCGCAACAATGTTGCGGAAAATCTCAACACACCTATTGATGTGCTGATTCAATTAGCAAAGGATGAAGATTGGCGAATTCGGGATGATGTTGCTGAGAACCCCAATACCCCTGTTGAAACATTGATCCAATTAATTGAGGATATAAACAACAGTGTGCGTATGAACGTCGCTGCAAATCCTAGTCTACCCAGCGATCTATTAGTCAACCTAGCAGACAGCAACGATAATCGTCTACGTGATGGAGTGGCTGGGAATCCAAATACACCTAGTGATGTGTTGGTCAAGTTGTCTAACGACAGCGATAGAGGTGTACTCTACCGAGTGGCAAAGAACCAAAACACACCCGATTCTGTGTTAAAGAGTCTCGCGCAAAGCGAATATATCGATGTGCGTGTGCAAGTTGCTCAAAACACTAGTACACCTAGTGATGCGTTAGTTCAACTAGCACAGGATAATAATGATGAAGTAGTACTCAGGTGCGTTGTCGAGCATCCCAACATACCTCAAGACGCGTTAACTATTGCATTAACCAAGTTAGCGAAACATCAATCTGTCGAGGCGCGATTTGATGCTGCAAAAAATGTAGCTACGCCTAGAGATTTACTAGCCGAATTGCTCTATGATATTAACCTTGATGTCAGTTTTTATGCTTCAGTTAATCCAAATACTCCTGAGCATGACGGATTAATGCATAAATTAATCGAGTTAGCTGAAGGTAGCAGTCAACAACGTGCTTGGGTAGCTACCTATCCTAGTCTGTCGCCTCAAATCTTGAGCAGATTAGCAGCGGATATAGATAGCAATGTCCGTCTTGAGGTTGCCATAAATCCTAATACCCCCATTGATACATTAGTCAAGTTAGCAGATGACAAGAATAGCAAGGTACGCTTTCACACTGCTATTAACCCAAATACACCCAGTAGTCTATCTCAGCAGTTGTTAAGCAACTTAGCGAATGACAAAGATAGTATGATACGCCTTCACGTTGCCAAATTTTTGGAAACACCAGTTGATGTGTTAGTCCAGCTAGCACAAGATGAACATAGCGAGGTCTGCCGTGCGGCTAATAACAATCCAAATAGATACAGTTAA
- the rplL gene encoding 50S ribosomal protein L7/L12, translating into MSTATDDILEKLKGLTLLEAAELVKQIEEAFGVSAAAPVGVAFAGPGPGVVAAEPVEEQTEFNVILESVPADKKIAVLKIVRELTGLGLKEAKDLVEAAPKAVKEAIAKDAAEDAKKRIEEAGGQVTIK; encoded by the coding sequence ATGTCCACCGCAACCGATGATATTTTGGAAAAACTCAAAGGCTTAACTTTGCTGGAAGCTGCTGAGTTAGTCAAGCAAATTGAAGAAGCCTTTGGTGTGAGTGCTGCTGCACCTGTTGGCGTAGCGTTCGCCGGGCCAGGCCCAGGCGTCGTTGCTGCGGAACCAGTAGAAGAACAAACCGAGTTTAACGTCATTCTCGAATCAGTTCCCGCTGATAAGAAGATTGCCGTACTGAAGATTGTACGCGAATTGACCGGTCTGGGTCTGAAAGAAGCTAAAGACTTGGTGGAAGCTGCGCCTAAGGCTGTTAAGGAAGCTATTGCTAAGGATGCTGCTGAAGATGCTAAGAAGCGCATCGAAGAAGCTGGCGGTCAGGTGACTATTAAGTAG
- the secE gene encoding preprotein translocase subunit SecE — protein sequence MAKKSEAELPETTNGFSFGNFIQGIKEELEKVVWPSRKQIVSESAAVLLMVALSASLIYLVDGLFGWAAKQVF from the coding sequence GTGGCCAAAAAAAGTGAAGCAGAATTGCCAGAAACCACAAACGGGTTTAGCTTCGGCAACTTCATACAAGGAATCAAAGAAGAACTTGAAAAAGTAGTTTGGCCTAGTCGCAAACAGATAGTGAGCGAATCCGCCGCCGTATTGTTAATGGTGGCACTCTCGGCATCTTTGATATACTTGGTCGATGGATTATTTGGTTGGGCAGCAAAACAGGTGTTCTAA